The proteins below are encoded in one region of Danio rerio strain Tuebingen ecotype United States chromosome 12, GRCz12tu, whole genome shotgun sequence:
- the osbpl7 gene encoding oxysterol-binding protein-related protein 7 isoform X5, whose translation MKPFRGITKSLSSSQLNSSSLLGTSVPSIPDYVSTPANSPASTSPESKKLHQDICSMSLKVHASLRTAHEALAQERQRLRDTWSGRDLHQNTSAQLNNLCSLAELDVNSRHTKIHKLSISSNSSDDSFRTVEQRKSVSSRCSSFRAPSIADSVAEYFDACDELKCASSSEMSDESGLSDGSSNSEPYEAHAMASRKYRASLSKAAAKPNTIKSTGRRTTLPAVCPDNSHVGLMTILYNNIGKDLSRVSMPAALNEPVCLLQRLCEELEYSDLLDTANHTDDPFQRMVYIAAFAISGYATAQFRNRYKPFNPVLGETFECIREDRGFRYISEQVSHHPPISACHADSDNFSFWQDQRWKNKFWGKSLEIMPTGMVNVTLKKYGDHYEWNKVVTCIHNVLSQQRYLEHYGEVIIQNLNSSVCTCKITFVKSRYWGADAARNQVQGQVLDQTGNVIHRFGGFWHEGIFCETLPVPQCIWKPNPQPKNYLLYYGFSSFAMEMNELVPELKPLLPPTDTRLRPDQRLLEEGKVEETDKKKDEVEEKQRERRKIMAKRGEEHIPRFFRKSLDAAGREVWLTNGTYWKIRENPGFANVNNLELW comes from the exons ATGAAGCCTTTTCGTGGGATTACTAAATCG TTATCATCAAGCCAGCTGAACAGTTCATCCCTTTTGGGAACCTCTGTTCCCTCCATTCCCGATTATGTCAGCACTCCGGCAAACTCGCCAGCCTCCACCTCACCCGAGAGCAAGAAACTCCACCAGGACATCTGCTCGATGTCACTGAAAG TTCATGCCTCTCTGCGAACTGCACATGAGGCTCTCGCTCAGGAGCGCCAACGACTGCGGGACACCTGGTCCGGCAGAGACCTTCACCAGAACACCTCTGCCCAGCTCAACAACCTCTGCAGTCTAGCCGAG TTAGATGTTAATTCCCGTCATACCAAAATCCACAAACTCTCCATATCTTCCAACTCCTCGGACGACTCCTTTCGCACTGTGGAACAAAGGAAG TCTGTCTCCAGCCGCTGTTCATCTTTTCGTGCACCATCGATTGCAGATTCGGTGGCAGAGTATTTTGACGCGTGTGATGAGCTGAAGTGTGCCAGCTCCTCTGAAATGTCTGATGAGTCTGGTCTGAGTGATGGATCCAGTAATTCAGAGCCCTATGAGGCTCATG CAATGGCATCTCGCAAATATCGAGCCAGCCTTTCGAAAGCAGCAGCAAAACCGAACACCATCAAGAGCACTGGACGGCGCACGACTCTGCCTGCGGTTTGTCCTGACAACAGCCATGTGGGTCTGATGACGATTCTTTACAACAACATCGGGAAGGATCTGTCCCGGGTCTCCATGCCAGCAGCTCTGAATGAGCCTGTGTGTTTGCTGCAGAGACTCTGTGAGGAGCTGGAATATTCAGACCTGCTGGACACTGCCAATCACACTGATGACCCCTTCCAGAGGATG GTTTATATTGCTGCTTTTGCTATATCTGGCTATGCCACGGCTCAGTTCCGCAACCGTTACAAACCATTTAACCCAGTGCTGGGAGAGACTTTTGAGTGTATCAGAGAAGACAGAGGATTCCGGTATATTAGCGAACAG GTTTCCCATCACCCACCTATATCTGCATGCCATGCAGACTCTGACAATTTCAGCTTCTGGCAGG ACCAGAGATGGAAGAACAAATTTTGGGGCAAATCTTTGGAGATCATGCCAACAGGGATGGTGAACGTGACTCTAAAAAA ATATGGGGATCACTATGAGTGGAACAAAGTGGTGACATGCATTCACAATGTCCTGAGTCAGCAGCGATACCTCGAGCATTATGGGGAAGTCATTATTCAAAACCTAAACAGCTCCGTCTGCACCTGTAAGATCACATTTGTCAAG TCACGTTATTGGGGTGCAGATGCAGCCAGAAATCAAGTGCAGGGTCAAGTTCTTGACCAAACTGGGAATGTTATTCATCGGTTTGGTGGCTTTTGGCATGAAGGAATCTTCTGTGAGACACTACCCGTTCCACAGTGCATCTGGAAGCCAA ATCCACAGCCAAAGAACTACTTGCTCTACTATGGCTTCTCAAGCTTTGCAATGGAAATGAATGAGCTGGTGCCTGAACTCAAGCCCCTGCTGCCCCCTACAGACACACGCCTGCGCCCTGACCAAAG GTTACTCGAAGAGGGGAAAGTAGAGGAGACTGATAAAAAGAAGGATGAGGTGGAGGAAAAGCAAAGAGAAAGGAGGAAAATAATGGCTAAGAGAGGAGAGGAGCACATCCCTCGCTTCTTCAG GAAATCTTTGGATGCTGCTGGAAGGGAAGTTTGGCTGACTAATGGGACATACTGGAAGATTAGAGAGAATCCTGGATTTGCCAATGTTAATAATCTGGAGTTATGGTGA
- the osbpl7 gene encoding oxysterol-binding protein-related protein 7 isoform X1: MDSVDHNQSHMSGVEKVSSGWQKPSHSRSSSTASSRHSRLNVKDWEVMDDCPADLTITAENIQDANTPGICEGYLMKRRKWPLKGWHKRYFVLDKGILRYTKNQHDFSRGKMHGSLDVSLAVMSVNKKARRIDLDAGDNLYHLKAKSQDLYFIWVTKLSAHRMYKKNEAAHVHNGYLQVLSHTSNLSHKTSPMQDMGTSGSSMGENLQYVSPAVNGKVSAWLQTQEPDFCGQELTRCQMELNELQRLVQKLNSLESGQTVYNGDLQRMISMQNLSLDKPKKKSAKIFGHSRTLSRVEGLGMPFRGITKSLSSSQLNSSSLLGTSVPSIPDYVSTPANSPASTSPESKKLHQDICSMSLKVHASLRTAHEALAQERQRLRDTWSGRDLHQNTSAQLNNLCSLAELDVNSRHTKIHKLSISSNSSDDSFRTVEQRKSVSSRCSSFRAPSIADSVAEYFDACDELKCASSSEMSDESGLSDGSSNSEPYEAHAMASRKYRASLSKAAAKPNTIKSTGRRTTLPAVCPDNSHVGLMTILYNNIGKDLSRVSMPAALNEPVCLLQRLCEELEYSDLLDTANHTDDPFQRMVYIAAFAISGYATAQFRNRYKPFNPVLGETFECIREDRGFRYISEQVSHHPPISACHADSDNFSFWQDQRWKNKFWGKSLEIMPTGMVNVTLKKYGDHYEWNKVVTCIHNVLSQQRYLEHYGEVIIQNLNSSVCTCKITFVKSRYWGADAARNQVQGQVLDQTGNVIHRFGGFWHEGIFCETLPVPQCIWKPNPQPKNYLLYYGFSSFAMEMNELVPELKPLLPPTDTRLRPDQRLLEEGKVEETDKKKDEVEEKQRERRKIMAKRGEEHIPRFFRKSLDAAGREVWLTNGTYWKIRENPGFANVNNLELW, translated from the exons ATGGACTCAGTGGATCATAATCAGTCCCACATGAGTGGTGTGGAGAAGGTGTCCAGCGGCTGGCAGAAACCCAGTCATTCTAGGAGCAGCAGCACGGCATCTTCACGCCACTCACGTCTG AACGTTAAAGACTGGGAGGTAATGGACGATTGTCCAGCAGACTTGACCATAACTGCTGAAAACATTCAGGATGCAAATACTCCAGGAATCTGTGAGGGCTACTTGATGAAAAGGAGAAAGTGGCCTCTTAAAGGCTGGCATAAG AGATACTTTGTATTGGATAAAGGGATTCTACGATATACAAAAAATCAACATGAT TTTTCTAGAGGGAAAATGCATGGTTCACTGGATGTCAGCCTTGCAGTTATGTCCGTAAACAAAAAAGCGAGACGCATAGATCTGGATGCTGGAGACAATCTGTATCATTTGAAA GCCAAGAGTCAGGATTTATATTTCATATGGGTCACCAAACTGAGCGCCCACAGGATGTATAAAAAGAACGAGGCTGCGCACGTTCACAATGGCTATCTCCAGGTCCTGTCCCATACCAGTAATTTATCTCACAAAACCAGTCCCATGCAGGACATG GGCACATCTGGGTCTTCTATGGGTGAAAATCTTCAATATGTAAGTCCTGCTGTTAATGGGAAGGTGTCAGCTTGGCTTCAGACCCAAGAACCAGATTTTTGTGGACAAG AGCTGACACGTTGTCAGATGGAGCTGAATGAGCTGCAACGGCTGGTTCAAAAGTTGAACTCTCTAGAGTCGGGGCAAACTGTCTATAACGGAGACCTCCAGAGAATGATCAGCATGCAG AATCTTTCTCTTGACAAACCCAAAAAGAAATCCGCCAAGATTTTTGGTCACTCGCGCACACTCTCCCGAGTTGAGGGTCTTGGAATG CCTTTTCGTGGGATTACTAAATCG TTATCATCAAGCCAGCTGAACAGTTCATCCCTTTTGGGAACCTCTGTTCCCTCCATTCCCGATTATGTCAGCACTCCGGCAAACTCGCCAGCCTCCACCTCACCCGAGAGCAAGAAACTCCACCAGGACATCTGCTCGATGTCACTGAAAG TTCATGCCTCTCTGCGAACTGCACATGAGGCTCTCGCTCAGGAGCGCCAACGACTGCGGGACACCTGGTCCGGCAGAGACCTTCACCAGAACACCTCTGCCCAGCTCAACAACCTCTGCAGTCTAGCCGAG TTAGATGTTAATTCCCGTCATACCAAAATCCACAAACTCTCCATATCTTCCAACTCCTCGGACGACTCCTTTCGCACTGTGGAACAAAGGAAG TCTGTCTCCAGCCGCTGTTCATCTTTTCGTGCACCATCGATTGCAGATTCGGTGGCAGAGTATTTTGACGCGTGTGATGAGCTGAAGTGTGCCAGCTCCTCTGAAATGTCTGATGAGTCTGGTCTGAGTGATGGATCCAGTAATTCAGAGCCCTATGAGGCTCATG CAATGGCATCTCGCAAATATCGAGCCAGCCTTTCGAAAGCAGCAGCAAAACCGAACACCATCAAGAGCACTGGACGGCGCACGACTCTGCCTGCGGTTTGTCCTGACAACAGCCATGTGGGTCTGATGACGATTCTTTACAACAACATCGGGAAGGATCTGTCCCGGGTCTCCATGCCAGCAGCTCTGAATGAGCCTGTGTGTTTGCTGCAGAGACTCTGTGAGGAGCTGGAATATTCAGACCTGCTGGACACTGCCAATCACACTGATGACCCCTTCCAGAGGATG GTTTATATTGCTGCTTTTGCTATATCTGGCTATGCCACGGCTCAGTTCCGCAACCGTTACAAACCATTTAACCCAGTGCTGGGAGAGACTTTTGAGTGTATCAGAGAAGACAGAGGATTCCGGTATATTAGCGAACAG GTTTCCCATCACCCACCTATATCTGCATGCCATGCAGACTCTGACAATTTCAGCTTCTGGCAGG ACCAGAGATGGAAGAACAAATTTTGGGGCAAATCTTTGGAGATCATGCCAACAGGGATGGTGAACGTGACTCTAAAAAA ATATGGGGATCACTATGAGTGGAACAAAGTGGTGACATGCATTCACAATGTCCTGAGTCAGCAGCGATACCTCGAGCATTATGGGGAAGTCATTATTCAAAACCTAAACAGCTCCGTCTGCACCTGTAAGATCACATTTGTCAAG TCACGTTATTGGGGTGCAGATGCAGCCAGAAATCAAGTGCAGGGTCAAGTTCTTGACCAAACTGGGAATGTTATTCATCGGTTTGGTGGCTTTTGGCATGAAGGAATCTTCTGTGAGACACTACCCGTTCCACAGTGCATCTGGAAGCCAA ATCCACAGCCAAAGAACTACTTGCTCTACTATGGCTTCTCAAGCTTTGCAATGGAAATGAATGAGCTGGTGCCTGAACTCAAGCCCCTGCTGCCCCCTACAGACACACGCCTGCGCCCTGACCAAAG GTTACTCGAAGAGGGGAAAGTAGAGGAGACTGATAAAAAGAAGGATGAGGTGGAGGAAAAGCAAAGAGAAAGGAGGAAAATAATGGCTAAGAGAGGAGAGGAGCACATCCCTCGCTTCTTCAG GAAATCTTTGGATGCTGCTGGAAGGGAAGTTTGGCTGACTAATGGGACATACTGGAAGATTAGAGAGAATCCTGGATTTGCCAATGTTAATAATCTGGAGTTATGGTGA
- the osbpl7 gene encoding oxysterol-binding protein-related protein 7 isoform X6, whose product MKPFRGITKSLSSSQLNSSSLLGTSVPSIPDYVSTPANSPASTSPESKKLHQDICSMSLKVHASLRTAHEALAQERQRLRDTWSGRDLHQNTSAQLNNLCSLAESVSSRCSSFRAPSIADSVAEYFDACDELKCASSSEMSDESGLSDGSSNSEPYEAHAMASRKYRASLSKAAAKPNTIKSTGRRTTLPAVCPDNSHVGLMTILYNNIGKDLSRVSMPAALNEPVCLLQRLCEELEYSDLLDTANHTDDPFQRMVYIAAFAISGYATAQFRNRYKPFNPVLGETFECIREDRGFRYISEQVSHHPPISACHADSDNFSFWQDQRWKNKFWGKSLEIMPTGMVNVTLKKYGDHYEWNKVVTCIHNVLSQQRYLEHYGEVIIQNLNSSVCTCKITFVKSRYWGADAARNQVQGQVLDQTGNVIHRFGGFWHEGIFCETLPVPQCIWKPNPQPKNYLLYYGFSSFAMEMNELVPELKPLLPPTDTRLRPDQRLLEEGKVEETDKKKDEVEEKQRERRKIMAKRGEEHIPRFFRKSLDAAGREVWLTNGTYWKIRENPGFANVNNLELW is encoded by the exons ATGAAGCCTTTTCGTGGGATTACTAAATCG TTATCATCAAGCCAGCTGAACAGTTCATCCCTTTTGGGAACCTCTGTTCCCTCCATTCCCGATTATGTCAGCACTCCGGCAAACTCGCCAGCCTCCACCTCACCCGAGAGCAAGAAACTCCACCAGGACATCTGCTCGATGTCACTGAAAG TTCATGCCTCTCTGCGAACTGCACATGAGGCTCTCGCTCAGGAGCGCCAACGACTGCGGGACACCTGGTCCGGCAGAGACCTTCACCAGAACACCTCTGCCCAGCTCAACAACCTCTGCAGTCTAGCCGAG TCTGTCTCCAGCCGCTGTTCATCTTTTCGTGCACCATCGATTGCAGATTCGGTGGCAGAGTATTTTGACGCGTGTGATGAGCTGAAGTGTGCCAGCTCCTCTGAAATGTCTGATGAGTCTGGTCTGAGTGATGGATCCAGTAATTCAGAGCCCTATGAGGCTCATG CAATGGCATCTCGCAAATATCGAGCCAGCCTTTCGAAAGCAGCAGCAAAACCGAACACCATCAAGAGCACTGGACGGCGCACGACTCTGCCTGCGGTTTGTCCTGACAACAGCCATGTGGGTCTGATGACGATTCTTTACAACAACATCGGGAAGGATCTGTCCCGGGTCTCCATGCCAGCAGCTCTGAATGAGCCTGTGTGTTTGCTGCAGAGACTCTGTGAGGAGCTGGAATATTCAGACCTGCTGGACACTGCCAATCACACTGATGACCCCTTCCAGAGGATG GTTTATATTGCTGCTTTTGCTATATCTGGCTATGCCACGGCTCAGTTCCGCAACCGTTACAAACCATTTAACCCAGTGCTGGGAGAGACTTTTGAGTGTATCAGAGAAGACAGAGGATTCCGGTATATTAGCGAACAG GTTTCCCATCACCCACCTATATCTGCATGCCATGCAGACTCTGACAATTTCAGCTTCTGGCAGG ACCAGAGATGGAAGAACAAATTTTGGGGCAAATCTTTGGAGATCATGCCAACAGGGATGGTGAACGTGACTCTAAAAAA ATATGGGGATCACTATGAGTGGAACAAAGTGGTGACATGCATTCACAATGTCCTGAGTCAGCAGCGATACCTCGAGCATTATGGGGAAGTCATTATTCAAAACCTAAACAGCTCCGTCTGCACCTGTAAGATCACATTTGTCAAG TCACGTTATTGGGGTGCAGATGCAGCCAGAAATCAAGTGCAGGGTCAAGTTCTTGACCAAACTGGGAATGTTATTCATCGGTTTGGTGGCTTTTGGCATGAAGGAATCTTCTGTGAGACACTACCCGTTCCACAGTGCATCTGGAAGCCAA ATCCACAGCCAAAGAACTACTTGCTCTACTATGGCTTCTCAAGCTTTGCAATGGAAATGAATGAGCTGGTGCCTGAACTCAAGCCCCTGCTGCCCCCTACAGACACACGCCTGCGCCCTGACCAAAG GTTACTCGAAGAGGGGAAAGTAGAGGAGACTGATAAAAAGAAGGATGAGGTGGAGGAAAAGCAAAGAGAAAGGAGGAAAATAATGGCTAAGAGAGGAGAGGAGCACATCCCTCGCTTCTTCAG GAAATCTTTGGATGCTGCTGGAAGGGAAGTTTGGCTGACTAATGGGACATACTGGAAGATTAGAGAGAATCCTGGATTTGCCAATGTTAATAATCTGGAGTTATGGTGA